The genomic window GGATTTGAGCAATACTGCTCTGCCAGATAAGTCCAATAATTTTCTCCCATTTCTACTCTTAAGTATTCATTTTGCTTTTCTGTCTCATCCACTATTTCTGAAATCATTTTTTGGACTTCGTCACATACAGGAGACTTATTTAAGTCAGAGGTAAGCTTTTTATATAATATTTCTAACTTAGGCTCAGAACTTTTTAAATTAAATTCTAAAGCTTTACCAATGAATTTTGATGCCCCACTTCCATATTTTTCATCAACTTCTTTGACCCACTCAGGTAACACCAGAAACTGCTTTACCATAGAGTACCAGTAGCTATCTCCCATATTCGTTTTAAAAACTTCATAATCCTCTTTTACTATATGTGTGATTTCCTCACAAGTTTTTTGGATCTCTTCTGAAGAAATATCTTTACTTAAATCTTCCGTAAGGACTTTGAACAGTTCTTTTAATTTCGGATGTTGATCGTAAAGAAAATCATTTTTGAAATCATCGATTTGCTTTGCTGAATTTGCTAGTATCTCATTATTTAAGTTTTTCTTCATAGCTTCAACATAGTTTTCTATGCTTCCATATTGCTTTATAGCCATTTGGGCGATATCTTTTTCTGCCTCTTTGGCTTTGGCAATCATTTCATCATATTTTTCTTCACTGCCAAACATTTTAATAACTTTCTCGTAATTTTCCCTTTTAAATTCATCTAAGGCTCTATAATATGCACTCATATCGAATTCCTTAAAACTCATAACTTGATCTCCTTCCAATATTTTATTGATCAGTTCTATCAAACTGTTTAATCGATCTCTTTTTAAAGTAATTAGTTTTTTTTGATTCTCCAGTACCTTCATCCTGTCAAAATTAGGACTGTTTATTATTTCTTTAATTTCATTCAGTTTGAAATCAAGTTCTTTGAAAAATAGAATTTGCTGTAAAGTTGCAAGAGCTTGATCATCATAAAGCCTATACCCGGATTCAGTTAACTGAGTGGGTTTTAATAATCCAATTTTGTCATAATGATGCAACATACGTATACTTACTCCTGTTAAATCTGAAATTTGCTTTACTGTTTTCATAGAATCACCTCCAGCCTTAATTTCCCAGCTTTAATATCAGCCGTCTCTTGTAACACTGTTTTCAATGAATTCTTTAATCTTCACTTTCAGCTTACACTATGACACAATGTTAGGGTCAATACTTTTGAAAAATTTTCTTGAAATATGTGAAATATAAAAAGGCTGCATTACAGAAATAATGATGTAATGCAGCCTTTTCTCCAAAATCTCATTTATAAAATTTGATTCTACCTTCCTAAGTTTAAACTCTTTTTCGTAAAGAATTTTCTCAATTTCACTCCTATTTCTCAATTAAACTCTAAACTTTTTAATAAGCTCATTCAATTCTGTTGACATTCCTCTGAGGGATTCAGCCAGTGCAGTTAATTCCTGCATAGATGCTGATTGCTCCTCAATAGAAGCTGCCACATTTTCTATATTGGCAGTTGATTTTTTTGCTATTTCTGCAGTTCTTCCGATTGATTCTTTTACTGTATCACTACCTGCAGAGATCTCTTCCGATGTTGCCGCGATTTCTTGAGATTGTCCTGCTACAGCCTCAATACTGGACACGATTTCTTGGAATGAATCTCCAGCTTCATTAATCTTAAGAATTCCGTCTTTTACCGCATCATTTCCATTTTTTGTAGCACTCTCAGCATTATGTATATCTTCTTTAATCATATTGATTAATGATTCTATTTCCTTGGTTGCATGGGCTGACTGTTCTGCCAGTCTCCTTACTTCTTCTGCAACAACCGCAAAACCTTTTCCCGCTTCACCAGCTCTTGCGGCTTCAATAGCAGCATTTAGAGCAAGAAGATTTGTCTGATCTGCTATTCCTGAAATCGTTGATACGATCCCTTCAATATTTTCAGACTTCTTCCTAAGATTTCCCATTGTTTCTACTATTCCATTTACTTGTTCTGCAATATTGTTCATTTGATCTATAGCGTTTTTAATAATCTCCCGACCATTCTTGGCTTTCTCTGATGCTTTCAATGCCGTATGGGAAGAATTTTCTATACTGGTAGCCATATGACTTAAGCCATTATTCATTTCATCAAAAACCAAATATACATTTTCGATCTCTTCACTCTGTTCTTCTATACCTTTAGCTACATCTGTAATGTTCATGCTGATCTCTTCCGTAGCTCTTGATGTCTGCTCAGCACTATCTGCCAGTCCTTCTGCTGAAATATTAACTTGCTCAGCGCTAAAGTTTACAGTCTGAACCAAACTTCTTAATTCTTCTACCATTTTATTAAAAGATGAAGCTAAGCTTCCTATTTCATCTTTGTTAGTGATTTTAACTTCGTTAATCGTCAAGTCTCCTTCAGCTATGGATCTTACTGATTTTTCTAATTTTCTAATGGGCTTTGATATATTGAATGATATAGCCACCCCTAAAAGTATTGATAATACCATAGAAACAACAGCCATTATAATAAAGATAACTCTTGAAGAATGATAAATTTCATTGGACTCTTGCCCTGCTTTTTTCACTCCGTCATATGTTAGCAAGATAATATTCTTTATTTGTCTATTCAACTTATTAAATAATTCTTCAGAACTTGTAAAACCTTCTTTTACAAATTCTATATCTCCAAGTCTGATCTTTTCTATGATTTCCTCATTGTTCTCAGTATACTTCTCCACATTTTGCTTAAAACTCATGAATAATTTTTTTATTTCTTCATCCGTATAGGCATCCATATACTTCTCTTCATACTCTTGGATCAGCTCAAAGATATTACTTTTGGTTCCAAGAAGGTTAACGAGCATCATTCTACGTTCCTCTTGATCATCAATAGTAATACTTATAAATTCATAATACCTATATTCTGTCACCAGGGTATTAAGCTCTCCTAGGACTTTTATTCCTGGAGTATACTGTTCTGCCATTTGCCTCGAATTACTGTTTATAAAGTCCATTCTTCCAATGGCTGTAATACTTATAATCATTAAGCAAATAAACCCAATAAGAAAAGAGCTTAATATTTTGGTACCTATGTTAAGCTTAATATTCATTTTATCACCAATTCTATGCTTGAGTTGGAAAACTTTCTTCCAATTCCACATCTTTTTCTTTTGTTTCATAATCTTTATTCCTCCCAGAATTTATACCAAAATCTTATCCTTTTACTTATTTACTTATATCGACATTTTTCAACATTGATTTTATATTTGTTTGAGAATATATTTCAGTTATTTTCAATTCCCTATATCTACAGTTTTCTGAGAAGCAACAAAAATCGACAGTAATCAAACTCAACCGTATTCTTTGCTCATTCATGATTTAGTGAATGAATAAGCAATCATTCTCTCAGATTAATATTCCATTTCCAAACTATTCATCAAACATTGTAAACCATCGAAAATATCCAAACTGTTGGCTCATATGTCCGTACTTGCCAGCAAATATGAAAATGTGAACAAGCAGGTACCTTACGCTTTTTATTTCTTTTCAACAAACTGAATTTTTAATCCATCAGGATCTAACACATAAAAGAACTTTACGTGAGGATTCGGTTCAAAGGGACCGCTATGAATATCTATTCCATTTTCTTTAACGAATACCATCATTTCATCAACAGAATCTACTTTAAATCCCAGTGAAATATCTTGCCCAATATTAATCACTTGGTCCTGTTGAGTGCATACTAGTTCAATTTTAGTTTCTCCATCTCCTAAAAATGCAATTTCTGTTTCCGGTCCGGCTTGAAATCTTTCAACGATTTCAAGGCCAACTATTCTCTGATAAAACTTCAGAGACTCTTCCATATTACTTACTCTTAGAGTACACCAACAGAATTTCATTCTATCACTCCTTATATATTTTCAATATTTAGTGTCATCTAGTATTCTAACATATTTGATGGATTTTATAAATATTTATGTTTTGAACTTTGCTTACTTTCTTCCATGTATATAAATTCAAAATTTCATTTCCTTTAAAATCCTTTGGATCTTCATTTATTCTAATAAAATTAAAAAGACTACATTACACAAATTAGTTGCATAATGTAGTCTTTCATAATAAAACCTATTCAAAAAACTTAATTCGTTCCTCCAAAGATTTAAATTCTTTCTCGCCAGGAGCTGCTGTTGGTTTTCCAAATGGCATTTGAGCAATAAGCTGCCAGTTGCCTGGAATATTCCATTCATTTCTTACTTCCGTTTCGATCAATTCATTATAGTGTTGAAGAGATGCACCTAAACCTTCAGCTTCCAGTGCAGTCCACACAATCAATTGGTGCATTCCGCTGGATTGCTGTGACCACTTTGGGAAATTATCCTTGTATAAAGCAAATTGCTCCTGAAGAGACTCTATGACACTTTGGTCTTCATAGAACAAAATTGTACCGTAACCACTTTTAAATGAGTTGATTTTATTTTCAGTATCACTGAATTGATTGGCTGGTACAATCTTTCTTAAGGCTTCCATTGTAATATCCCATAACCTGTCATGGTGTTTTCCAAATAAGACAACGATCCTCGCACTTTGCGAATTCATCGCAGATGGGGCGTATTTTACTGTATGTTCAATGATTTCCTTTATTCTCTGATTGGAAATAGTGGATTCCTTACTGATTCCATAAATTGAACGTCTGTTTTCCACAGCTTTTAAGAATTCTTTTGACATATTATTTTCCTCCCTTTAGAACATAAATGATTTCTTGTATTTCATCAAAAATATTTTTTCACTTTGTAATAAACTTATTATCTATCACATTAATTTTATAATAGAATGACTTTTATTTTACTAGTCTTTACATTTTCCTGATTTTATATTCTGTTTCTTATTAAAGGAGGATGATTAAACATCTCGATTTATCGGATCGTTAGTAATTTTCAGACAAATTTTGAGGATAAGAAAATTATTCAGTATTCTCGTGGAGTTAAATATCCCAGAGAAGAACGAATTCGATGTTTGTTATATCAATTAACATAATCAGCTAATTTATATTTTAATTCATGTAGATTTGAAAATGTTTGATTACAATCAAACTCATTTTTTATGATTTTAAAAGTCGTTTCAGCAACAGCATTATTATATGGAAATCCTTTATGGATCAGTGATTGACTTATATCAAATGCTTTGAGTTTTTCTTCAATTATCTATTTTTCGAATTCTTTTTAAGGATCTCTGTGAAAAATCTGTATATCTTTCAGATTACCATTAACAGTCTGAAAGGCTTGTTTTATTAGTAATGCTGTTTTATTAGATCCAGCACTATAACCGATGACTTTCCTGTTAAAGAGTTCAATAAAAACACATATATAATTCCAACTCATTCCGACTCTGACTATGTTAAATAACTTACGACTACATTTCTAAGTGATTATTGATTAAAATTTCTATTATAAATATTTTCCATATTTAGATATTCTTCCATGGGCAGAATTGAACTTATAGTGTAATTTGAAACCAGACCTTCCTGTTTCATTATCTTGCCTATCCGGCAAGACGCAATAATACCCCTTTCTTTTAGTTTTACTTTAATCTTCCGAGTATCATAGTTATTACGACTTGCTTTAAATATATCAATAATTGTCACAGTTAATCTGGTTTTATCTGGTTTTGCTTTAGCTTCATAATAGTATGTACTTCTTAAGATTCGTAGGACTTTACACATTGCTGATACAGAGTATTTGTGAGTATTCGCTTTAATCACATTTACTTTCGTCCTAAGATTAGGGCTGCTTGTTCTAAAATGTCGTTCTCCATCTTAAGTTGTTGGTTT from Defluviitalea raffinosedens includes these protein-coding regions:
- a CDS encoding MerR family transcriptional regulator, translating into MKTVKQISDLTGVSIRMLHHYDKIGLLKPTQLTESGYRLYDDQALATLQQILFFKELDFKLNEIKEIINSPNFDRMKVLENQKKLITLKRDRLNSLIELINKILEGDQVMSFKEFDMSAYYRALDEFKRENYEKVIKMFGSEEKYDEMIAKAKEAEKDIAQMAIKQYGSIENYVEAMKKNLNNEILANSAKQIDDFKNDFLYDQHPKLKELFKVLTEDLSKDISSEEIQKTCEEITHIVKEDYEVFKTNMGDSYWYSMVKQFLVLPEWVKEVDEKYGSGASKFIGKALEFNLKSSEPKLEILYKKLTSDLNKSPVCDEVQKMISEIVDETEKQNEYLRVEMGENYWTYLAEQYCSNPVFIESMDKNYGKGASKLIGEALMFYIENNKMLKK
- a CDS encoding methyl-accepting chemotaxis protein, producing MKQKKKMWNWKKVFQLKHRIGDKMNIKLNIGTKILSSFLIGFICLMIISITAIGRMDFINSNSRQMAEQYTPGIKVLGELNTLVTEYRYYEFISITIDDQEERRMMLVNLLGTKSNIFELIQEYEEKYMDAYTDEEIKKLFMSFKQNVEKYTENNEEIIEKIRLGDIEFVKEGFTSSEELFNKLNRQIKNIILLTYDGVKKAGQESNEIYHSSRVIFIIMAVVSMVLSILLGVAISFNISKPIRKLEKSVRSIAEGDLTINEVKITNKDEIGSLASSFNKMVEELRSLVQTVNFSAEQVNISAEGLADSAEQTSRATEEISMNITDVAKGIEEQSEEIENVYLVFDEMNNGLSHMATSIENSSHTALKASEKAKNGREIIKNAIDQMNNIAEQVNGIVETMGNLRKKSENIEGIVSTISGIADQTNLLALNAAIEAARAGEAGKGFAVVAEEVRRLAEQSAHATKEIESLINMIKEDIHNAESATKNGNDAVKDGILKINEAGDSFQEIVSSIEAVAGQSQEIAATSEEISAGSDTVKESIGRTAEIAKKSTANIENVAASIEEQSASMQELTALAESLRGMSTELNELIKKFRV
- a CDS encoding VOC family protein, with translation MKFCWCTLRVSNMEESLKFYQRIVGLEIVERFQAGPETEIAFLGDGETKIELVCTQQDQVINIGQDISLGFKVDSVDEMMVFVKENGIDIHSGPFEPNPHVKFFYVLDPDGLKIQFVEKK
- a CDS encoding nitroreductase family protein; translated protein: MSKEFLKAVENRRSIYGISKESTISNQRIKEIIEHTVKYAPSAMNSQSARIVVLFGKHHDRLWDITMEALRKIVPANQFSDTENKINSFKSGYGTILFYEDQSVIESLQEQFALYKDNFPKWSQQSSGMHQLIVWTALEAEGLGASLQHYNELIETEVRNEWNIPGNWQLIAQMPFGKPTAAPGEKEFKSLEERIKFFE
- a CDS encoding IS3 family transposase, coding for MIEEKLKAFDISQSLIHKGFPYNNAVAETTFKIIKNEFDCNQTFSNLHELKYKLADYVN
- a CDS encoding IS3 family transposase, with translation MIKANTHKYSVSAMCKVLRILRSTYYYEAKAKPDKTRLTVTIIDIFKASRNNYDTRKIKVKLKERGIIASCRIGKIMKQEGLVSNYTISSILPMEEYLNMENIYNRNFNQ